A region from the Streptomyces lydicus genome encodes:
- a CDS encoding DUF5941 domain-containing protein: MSTAILTGPPVAGSPLEADLRTLGFDVRTADDAASAAELLAAVPAQERVAVVDPRFVGHLHALRLALTDPRFPAAAVPGALTAQPEARAALTRAAGRIPVGAGTAHLTDVLTDTLTESLDREVTGLHRVELGSLVATVALTPAQREDAREAVAAVDDEAVRLRTAVKSRDGFFTTYCISPYSRYLARWCARRGLTPNQVTTASLLTALIAAGCAATGTRGGFVAAGLLLLFSFVLDCTDGQLARYSLQYSTMGAWLDATFDRAKEYAYYAGLALGAARGGDDVWALALGAMVLQTCRHVVDFSFNEANHDATANTSPTAALSDKLDSVGWTVWVRRMIVLPIGERWAMIAVLTALTTPRIVFYALLIGCALAACYTTAGRVLRSLTRRARRTDRAAQALADLADSGPLAELIAGRGRGRGRTGSFLAPVMAFLSAAVLLVWVIFQDDPMSWLTVGVAVCSALLAGAAVARPLKGALDWLVPPFFRAGEYVTILVLAARADVPGALPAAFGLVAAVAYHHYDTVYRIRGGTGAPPRWLVRATGGHEGRILVITVLAAALSPEGFTIALTALAVVLALLVLVESIRFWVSSQAPAVHDEGETA, translated from the coding sequence CTGTCGACCGCCATCCTCACCGGTCCGCCGGTCGCCGGGTCGCCGCTCGAAGCCGACCTGCGCACGCTGGGCTTTGACGTCCGTACCGCGGACGACGCCGCATCCGCCGCCGAGCTGCTCGCCGCGGTGCCCGCCCAGGAGCGGGTCGCCGTCGTCGACCCCCGTTTCGTCGGCCATCTGCACGCCCTGCGGCTCGCACTGACCGACCCCCGCTTCCCCGCCGCGGCGGTGCCGGGCGCGCTCACCGCGCAGCCCGAGGCGCGCGCCGCGCTGACCCGCGCGGCCGGCAGGATCCCGGTCGGCGCCGGCACCGCCCACCTCACGGACGTCCTCACCGACACCCTCACCGAATCCCTCGACCGCGAGGTGACCGGACTGCACCGGGTCGAGCTCGGCAGCCTGGTCGCCACCGTCGCGCTCACCCCGGCGCAGCGCGAGGACGCCCGGGAGGCCGTCGCCGCCGTCGACGACGAGGCCGTACGGCTGCGCACCGCCGTGAAGTCCCGTGACGGGTTCTTCACCACGTACTGCATCAGCCCGTACTCCCGCTACCTGGCCCGCTGGTGCGCGCGCCGAGGGCTCACCCCCAACCAGGTCACCACCGCGTCCCTGCTCACCGCGCTGATCGCGGCCGGCTGCGCGGCCACCGGAACCCGCGGCGGCTTCGTCGCGGCCGGCCTGCTGCTCCTCTTCTCCTTCGTCCTGGACTGCACCGACGGGCAGCTCGCCCGCTACTCCCTGCAGTACTCGACGATGGGCGCCTGGCTGGACGCCACCTTCGACCGGGCCAAGGAGTACGCGTACTACGCGGGCCTGGCCCTCGGAGCGGCCCGTGGCGGAGACGACGTATGGGCGCTGGCGCTGGGCGCGATGGTGCTGCAGACCTGCCGCCATGTCGTCGACTTCTCCTTCAACGAGGCGAACCACGACGCGACCGCCAACACCAGCCCCACCGCCGCGCTCTCCGACAAGCTCGACAGCGTCGGCTGGACGGTCTGGGTGCGGCGGATGATCGTGCTGCCGATCGGTGAGCGCTGGGCCATGATCGCGGTGCTCACCGCGCTCACCACCCCGCGCATCGTCTTCTACGCCCTGCTCATCGGCTGTGCGCTGGCCGCCTGCTACACCACGGCGGGCCGGGTGCTGCGCTCGCTGACCCGGCGGGCCCGGCGCACCGACCGCGCCGCCCAGGCGCTGGCCGATCTCGCCGACTCCGGGCCGCTCGCCGAGCTGATCGCCGGCCGTGGCCGCGGCCGCGGCCGTACCGGGTCCTTCCTGGCGCCGGTCATGGCGTTTCTCTCAGCCGCCGTGCTGCTGGTCTGGGTGATCTTCCAGGACGACCCGATGTCCTGGCTCACCGTCGGCGTCGCCGTCTGTTCCGCGCTGCTGGCCGGTGCCGCCGTGGCACGGCCGCTCAAGGGCGCCCTCGACTGGCTCGTTCCGCCCTTCTTCCGGGCCGGCGAATACGTCACGATCCTGGTCCTGGCCGCCCGTGCGGACGTCCCCGGAGCGCTGCCCGCGGCGTTCGGGCTGGTCGCGGCGGTCGCCTACCATCACTACGACACGGTCTACCGCATCCGCGGTGGCACCGGAGCCCCGCCGCGGTGGCTCGTCCGGGCGACCGGCGGACATGAGGGACGGATCCTCGTGATCACCGTTCTCGCCGCCGCTCTGTCCCCTGAAGGTTTCACAATCGCGCTGACGGCCCTCGCTGTGGTCCTGGCGCTGCTGGTGCTCGTCGAGAGCATCCGTTTCTGGGTGTCCTCCCAAGCACCCGCCGTACACGATGAAGGAGAAACCGCATGA